Part of the Pseudomonas sp. ADAK13 genome is shown below.
CGTACGCCACGAATTCACCTCGGACGATGCGCCCTTCTTCACCCCGGGTTCGGAAGGTGCACATTTGCACCCCAAGGTTCTGAACCAGGCGGACGAGCCGGTGGTGCTCAAGCATTTCGTCAATGCGTTCCGCGAAACCAACCTGCGGGCGTTGCTGGAACAACGCAGCATCACCGAGTTGGTCGTGGTCGGCAGCATGAGCCACATGTGCATCGACGGCGTGGTGCGTGCAGCGGCGGACCTGGGCTACACAGTGACCGTGATCCACGATGCCTGCGCCACGCGGGACCTGGAATTCAACGGCACCACCATACCGGCAGCCCAGGTGCATGCTGCGTTCATGTCGTCGCTGGGGTTTGCTTATGCGAGCGTGGTGTCGGCTGAGGCGTATTTGAGCGCACAGGGCTAAAACTGAAACCGTGCGGCCTCACTAGGAGGCCGCCGATCAAAGGGTTTCCTCGAAA
Proteins encoded:
- a CDS encoding cysteine hydrolase family protein; translated protein: MAKQALILIDIQNDYFPQGKWPLDGVDAAADKAQQVLQAFRQAGDAVIHVRHEFTSDDAPFFTPGSEGAHLHPKVLNQADEPVVLKHFVNAFRETNLRALLEQRSITELVVVGSMSHMCIDGVVRAAADLGYTVTVIHDACATRDLEFNGTTIPAAQVHAAFMSSLGFAYASVVSAEAYLSAQG